TATACTTCTTACCTTCATCCCCAGTGCCATCAAGTATCCATAGCTTGACAGTACTGCCACCATGTAGTCTATATAACAGAGCTAAACGATCATTCACTTCTAATAGTTTAATAGCTGGATTATGCAAATCATAGTCAAGCGTCGCGAATTGAGGGACAATGATCTTTCTGAACTTCTCGTGTCCAACATGAAATGCCACTATGACTTTCTCTTCACTGTTAAGGCTATTCATAAACTCCGCGGTGATCCAATATATAGAACCATTGGCATAGACAGACGCGTCTTCCTTAATATGGTAATTGTCAGGTACGCCTTCATCAATCATCCTCCAGGTGCTATTTTCACCTACAGTCAGTACCTGGCAACCCAAACAAGCGGAACCTTGCTTATGTTGCTCACCGTATGAAGTCCATATACAAATCACTTTGTGTTCCTTGGTGGCAGGGTCGAATCCAAATTGATAGACTGGACGACGAAGAAGATGGTCTGTTGTAACGATCAACGGAGTTGACTTTCGAGTGGTGATATTGTATATTTTAATACCAATGAATTCAATGACACACAGCAAACCGTTTACAGGTTTTAAATACCGAACAAAAAAGGAAGGATCAAATCCCACCACGGTCGTCCGATTAAAAATCCTAGGTACGACGCTTGTTTCGTTTGTGTGATAATAATTCCAGATATCAGAATCTTGTGGTACTGCCATGGCGAAAAGGAAGCATGGGCGTGATTTTGATCGAGCATGGTGTAAATCAATAAAGTATGAATCATGCTGGATTAAAGATAACCACTGCTTGCTGACGCACTTGAATCGCAGTAGAGTTTTCACTGGGAGTCTGCTAAGTATGTCGCATACTAAGTCTACTCCGATTGAAACATGACCGCTGCGGCTCTTTTTCTGCTTCCTGGTTTTCGATGATGCCATAATGTTGGAGATGAATTGGGTGATTTCTGAAGCAAAACTGAAGGGTTTTTATTTTTCGTGACAAATGATGTAGTTGAATAAGAGCCTCcaactaaaaccctaatttatttgGGCGCTGCTACACTTACCGACCCATATTCCTGCAAAACGTCCCGATTGGGAAATGCACCGACGAGATCAAACTCTCTGCCATTTGGGTCGGTAAGGCGCATATGTGGGACCCGTGGTTTATTACACTCGGGATCAAAAATCTGGAGAAAGGCTTGGTCAAATAATCATATCTGAATTTACTgtagacaaataaagctcccatGTGTGAAGGGAAAATTTGTTTATCTCAGTTTCACTGTTGCTAATCCTCAACAATTCCTTTctttcattgttatcattctttgCAATTATATCATTTACAGATCTTTGTCCTTTCTCACTAGAATTTCTAAAAAAGTTCAAACAGTTTCGAAATTTAGTAATAGAAGTTTCAAGCACTACTTAAAcattcttgaattaaatagaattcAGCTCATAAAGCATTACAAGAAGAGTTCCCAAATTCTTTTCCAGTACCACAAACCCACCTATCTCTCaatcttaccaaaaaaaaaacgataaacTACCATCGTCCTTCCTTAAAACAAGTTCATCAGAGTAACATTACCCAATTTTCAGTTCCTTTAAATCACCATCACAAACTTGGAACTCCTACAACCCCTATAGATTTTATACATCATCACCAAAAAATTCCCCTGGAACATACCACCTGTTCACAGACTCAccgcaaaaacaaaaacaacaccgTCCGAAATAACATTCACAAAAACAAGAAGCTTACCAATATCAGAAGGAAAATTCAAAAGACTAAGAGCAAGCATAGAGGCAGcc
This genomic stretch from Papaver somniferum cultivar HN1 chromosome 5, ASM357369v1, whole genome shotgun sequence harbors:
- the LOC113279736 gene encoding putative F-box protein At1g32420, with product MASSKTRKQKKSRSGHVSIGVDLVCDILSRLPVKTLLRFKCVSKQWLSLIQHDSYFIDLHHARSKSRPCFLFAMAVPQDSDIWNYYHTNETSVVPRIFNRTTVVGFDPSFFVRYLKPVNGLLCVIEFIGIKIYNITTRKSTPLIVTTDHLLRRPVYQFGFDPATKEHKVICIWTSYGEQHKQGSACLGCQVLTVGENSTWRMIDEGVPDNYHIKEDASVYANGSIYWITAEFMNSLNSEEKVIVAFHVGHEKFRKIIVPQFATLDYDLHNPAIKLLEVNDRLALLYRLHGGSTVKLWILDGTGDEGKKYISTGDIGSCIHSRTELTINLPFQWGITRCVEFLPIPGTEEILMESYERHGPGVRFKRNPFFSLHSYNWKSMTLKEESVERHTSIPVLRHEKRIKFVSSAYFESLFPVMRK